From Pongo pygmaeus isolate AG05252 chromosome 1, NHGRI_mPonPyg2-v2.0_pri, whole genome shotgun sequence, one genomic window encodes:
- the KPRP gene encoding keratinocyte proline-rich protein — translation MCDQQQIQCCLPLQQCCVKGPSFCSSHSPFAQSQVVVQAPCEMQIVECPASCPVQVCQVTDQAPCQSQTTQVKCQSKTKQVKGQAPCQSKTTQMKVQAPCQSKTTQVKGQAASQSQTSSVQSQAPCQSEVSYVQCEASQPVQTCFVECAPVCYTETCYVECPVQNYVPCPAPQPVQIYGGHPAVCQTQGRVSTQCQYQGFYSSCGPQFQSRATYNNYTPQFQSRPSYSSCFPQYRSRASFSPCVPQCQTQGSYGSFTEQHRSRSTSRCLPPPRRLQLFPRSCSPPRRFEPCSSSYLPLRPSEGFPNYCTPPRRSEPIYNSRCPRRPISSCSQRHGPKCRIEISSPCCPRQVPPQRCPVEIPPIRRRSQSCGPQPSWGASCPELRPHVEPRPLPSFCPPRRLDQCPESPLQRCPPPAPRPRLRPEPCISLEPRPRPLPRQLSEPCLYPEPLPAPRPTPRPVPLPRPVQCEIPEPRPRLQPCEHPEPRPRPEPIPLPAPCPSPEPCREPWRSPSPCWGPNPVPYPGDLGCRESSPHRLDTKAPYCNPSSYNQGQESGAGCGPGDVFPERRVQDGHGDQGNAFAGVKGEAKSAYF, via the coding sequence ATGTGTGACCAGCAGCAGATCCAGTGCTGCCTGCCGCTCCAACAGTGCTGCGTCAAGGGTCCCTCCTTCTGCTCCTCTCACTCCCCCTTTGCCCAGAGCCAAGTGGTGGTTCAAGCCCCTTGTGAGATGCAAATTGTGGAGTGCCCTGCATCATGCCCAGTTCAAGTTTGCCAGGTGACAGACCAGGCTCCATGCCAGTCTCAGACCACACAGGTGAAGTGCCAGTCTAAGACCAAGCAGGTGAAAGGCCAGGCTCCATGTCAGTCTAAGACCACCCAGATGAAGGTCCAGGCTCCATGCCAGTCTAAGACCACCCAGGTGAAGGGCCAGGCTGCATCCCAATCTCAAACTTCCTCTGTTCAAAGCCAGGCTCCGTGCCAATCTGAGGTGTCCTACGTGCAGTGCGAAGCCTCACAACCTGTTCAGACTTGCTTCGTAGAATGTGCTCCAGTTTGTTACACAGAAACTTGTTATGTAGAATGCCCAGTCCAGAACTATGTACCCTGTCCAGCTCCTCAGCCTGTCCAGATATATGGAGGGCATCCTGCAGTGTGCCAGACTCAGGGAAGAGTCTCCACCCAGTGCCAGTATCAAGGCTTCTACAGCAGTTGTGGCCCCCAGTTTCAGTCAAGGGCTACCTACAACAACTACACCCCCCAGTTCCAGTCAAGGCCTTCCTACAGCAGCTGTTTCCCTCAGTATCGGTCCCGGGCTTCATTTAGCCCCTGTGTGCCCCAGTGCCAGACCCAGGGCTCCTATGGGAGCTTCACTGAACAGCACCGCTCTCGGAGCACCAGCAGATGCCTTCCTCCTCCTCGGCGGCTGCAGCTTTTCCCCCGCAGCTGTTCACCACCAAGACGTTTTGAGCCCTGCTCCAGCAGCTACCTGCCATTAAGACCCTCTGAAGGTTTCCCTAACTACTGCACCCCACCCCGCCGCTCTGAACCCATATATAACAGTCGCTGTCCTCGCCGCCCCATTTCAAGCTGCTCTCAGAGACATGGCCCCAAGTGCCGAATCGAGATTTCCTCCCCGTGCTGCCCCAGGCAGGTTCCCCCACAGAGATGTCCTGTTGAGATTCCTCCCATCAGACGCCGCTCCCAGAGCTGTGGCCCGCAGCCCTCCTGGGGCGCCTCCTGCCCCGAGCTGAGGCCACACGTAGAGCCACGTCCGCTCCCAAGCTTCTGTCCACCACGGCGTCTTGACCAGTGTCCGGAGTCACCACTGCAGCGGTGTCCACCTCCTGCTCCACGTCCACGTCTGCGCCCAGAACCATGCATAAGTCTAGAACCACGCCCGCGTCCTCTACCACGACAACTTTCAGAACCTTGTTTGTATCCAGAACCACTTCCAGCACCACGTCCAACACCGCGGCCAGTTCCCCTTCCTCGCCCAGTGCAGTGTGAAATTCCAGAGCCACGTCCACGTCTGCAGCCCTGTGAGCACCCAGAGCCTCGTCCACGACCAGAGCCAATTCCCCTGCCGGCGCCCTGCCCAAGCCCGGAGCCCTGCAGGGAGCCTTGGCGCAGCCCCAGCCCATGCTGGGGCCCAAATCCAGTTCCATACCCAGGAGACCTAGGCTGTCGTGAGTCTAGTCCACACCGCCTAGACACCAAAGCTCCCTACTGTAACCCATCCAGTTATAACCAGGGGCAAGAGAGTGGTGCTGGCTGTGGGCCTGGTGATGTGTTTCCAGAGCGGAGGGTTCAGGATGGCCATGGAGACCAAGGCAATGCCTTTGCTGGAgtgaaaggggaagcaaagagtgcttatttttaa
- the LOC129012125 gene encoding late cornified envelope protein 1F, with translation MSCQQSQQQCQPPPKCTPKCPPKCPTPKCPPKCPPKCPPVSSCCSVSSGGCCGSSSGGSCSSGGGGCCLSHHRRRRSHRHRPQSSDCCSQPSAGSSCCGGGSGQHSGGCC, from the coding sequence ATGTCCTGCCAGCAGAGCCAGCAGCAGTGCCAGCCCCCTCCCAAGTGCACCCCCAAGTGCCCTCCCAAGTGCCCCACCCCAAAGTGCCCCCCAAAGTGTCCCCCTAAGTGCCCTCCAGTCTCTTCCTGCTGCAGTGTCAGCTCCGGAGGCTGCTGTGGCTCCAGCTCTGGGGGCAGCTGCAGCTCTGGGGGAGGCGGCTGTTGCCTGAGCCACCACAGGCGCCGCAGGTCCCACCGTCACAGACCCCAGAGCTCTGACTGCTGCAGCCAGCCCTCAGCGGGCTCCAGCTGCTGCGGAGGGGGCAGTGGCCAGCACTCTGGAGGCTGCTGCTGA